In Candidatus Poribacteria bacterium, a single genomic region encodes these proteins:
- a CDS encoding phosphotransferase: MGRSKKYTAYEDEAVRETLTRILSERYRRDVVVTGLDREDLGSTHRCIVSRLYLRIASGDSDGDLRREMTVVIKQFNPDWLGEDAPDFIAAQETLGRILSGRRIAPELYGTVRDVKRRRYWLFWEDLGKNLVTGREDFENEEMEHCLRFIEQVARIHILFAGEKEEELYRALRPLIMLPRSRAAWRDRYETAIERAPGYIEKIVRTGRFPWLDKMASSFTAILEPCRSIIDRLVSVPFVFSHWDMVPEENMIIGREGEAPIYYFIDWDEIYFGPALDNLPIRDERDETEQLALVKRYWECVRGSPFVPWDLEECLTMYKYYRLMRSIYRFHFHAERSIGKHLPVSEEAIRRAIPVAIKLAKELQMI, from the coding sequence ATGGGGAGATCTAAAAAATATACCGCTTATGAGGACGAAGCCGTCAGGGAAACGCTCACGCGAATCCTGAGCGAGAGGTATAGGCGCGATGTGGTTGTTACGGGGTTGGACAGGGAGGATCTGGGCAGCACACATCGCTGTATCGTTTCACGCCTTTACCTCCGGATAGCCTCCGGGGATTCTGACGGGGATCTCCGGAGGGAGATGACGGTTGTTATCAAGCAGTTCAACCCCGACTGGCTGGGTGAGGATGCTCCCGATTTCATCGCCGCTCAGGAGACGCTCGGCCGTATTTTGTCGGGCAGGCGGATCGCCCCTGAGCTCTACGGGACCGTCCGCGATGTGAAGAGGAGGAGGTATTGGCTCTTCTGGGAAGACCTCGGCAAAAACTTGGTAACCGGACGTGAGGATTTCGAAAACGAGGAGATGGAACACTGCTTGAGGTTCATCGAGCAGGTGGCCAGGATTCACATCCTATTCGCGGGGGAAAAGGAGGAGGAGTTATACCGGGCCCTTCGCCCCTTGATCATGCTGCCCCGGTCACGAGCGGCTTGGCGCGACAGATACGAGACCGCCATTGAAAGGGCGCCCGGTTACATCGAAAAAATCGTCCGAACAGGCAGGTTCCCCTGGCTGGATAAAATGGCATCCTCTTTCACGGCTATCTTAGAGCCTTGTCGGTCCATCATCGATCGACTGGTATCCGTTCCCTTTGTTTTCAGTCATTGGGACATGGTTCCTGAGGAGAACATGATAATTGGTCGTGAAGGTGAGGCGCCGATCTACTATTTCATCGACTGGGATGAAATCTACTTCGGGCCGGCTCTCGATAACTTACCGATTAGAGACGAACGGGATGAAACCGAGCAGTTGGCCCTCGTCAAGAGATATTGGGAGTGCGTCCGGGGCAGCCCTTTCGTTCCGTGGGATTTGGAGGAGTGTCTCACGATGTATAAGTACTACAGGTTGATGCGCTCCATATATAGATTTCACTTTCATGCGGAACGCTCCATTGGGAAGCATCTTCCGGTCAGCGAGGAGGCAATTCGACGGGCTATACCCGTTGCCATAAAACTCGCTAAAGAGTTGCAAATGATATAA
- a CDS encoding SMP-30/gluconolactonase/LRE family protein — protein sequence MRGTNQLLAAFVICMVISPYIYAGQIGYPGYRSYSLIKVWESDRIFKVPESVCYDPKGKDLYVSNIYGQPGRKDGRGFISKLSPDGRVLKLKWATGLNAPKGMAIFKDRLYVSDIDRLVCVDLHSGEITRVFPAEGALFLNDVAVDERGHVYVSDSSGKNSAIYRLKDGKMEVWLEGGEIKSPNGLFYKDGVLYVGNSGDGKIKAVDVRTKRIKTVAVVGSGIDGLILDKDGFFIVSDWRGKTSLVEEGKRPVVLMNTTDRRINAADLGYIPDQRLILIPTFFDNRVLAYRLSLPRR from the coding sequence ATGAGAGGAACAAATCAGCTTCTGGCCGCGTTTGTGATATGCATGGTGATATCCCCATATATATACGCCGGCCAGATAGGTTATCCGGGTTACCGCTCCTATTCCCTTATAAAGGTATGGGAATCGGATAGGATCTTCAAGGTGCCCGAATCTGTCTGCTACGACCCGAAGGGCAAGGATCTATACGTGTCAAATATCTATGGACAGCCGGGAAGGAAAGATGGGAGAGGGTTCATCTCGAAACTCTCCCCCGACGGTAGGGTCCTGAAGCTCAAATGGGCCACCGGTCTGAACGCTCCGAAGGGCATGGCGATTTTCAAGGACAGGCTATACGTCAGTGACATCGATCGACTCGTATGTGTCGATCTCCACAGCGGCGAGATCACACGGGTTTTCCCCGCCGAAGGCGCCCTGTTCCTTAACGATGTGGCGGTCGATGAGAGAGGTCATGTCTACGTATCAGATTCATCAGGGAAAAACAGCGCTATCTACCGGTTGAAGGACGGCAAAATGGAGGTATGGCTGGAGGGAGGCGAGATAAAAAGTCCGAACGGCTTGTTTTACAAGGATGGGGTGCTCTACGTCGGTAATTCAGGAGATGGAAAGATCAAAGCGGTTGACGTCAGGACGAAGAGGATCAAAACCGTGGCGGTCGTGGGGAGCGGAATTGACGGCCTGATCCTAGACAAAGATGGCTTTTTCATCGTCTCCGACTGGCGCGGCAAGACATCGCTGGTCGAGGAAGGCAAAAGGCCGGTAGTTCTGATGAACACAACGGACAGGAGGATAAATGCCGCCGATCTCGGTTACATTCCCGATCAGCGGTTGATCCTGATCCCGACCTTCTTCGACAACAGGGTTCTGGCTTATAGGTTATCGCTACCTCGTAGATAA
- a CDS encoding DegT/DnrJ/EryC1/StrS family aminotransferase — MPEQLAIHGGKPTIPSGMIKPWPHITEADRQAVMEVLSGENISEQRRIQSEKLSREWAEYMGRRYCIPTNSGTAALHMCVAALGIGPGDEVILPAFTFWASAAAVLHHNAIPVFVDIDPRTFCIDPAQIEGKISEKTKAIMPVHIHGMPADMDPILEIARRYNLKVIEDVAQAHGARYKGRLCGAMGDVAGFSMQMSKPLTTGSEGGLFVTDDELYYRRAGLLQYFGEMVVPGREREEQEYNAYGLGWMYRGDVFGQAFARSQLKRLDEYNALRVRNCNFLTEHLSGIPGIETPYVPPECEPVYYNYVVGVKPDELGLDVPPRLLRDKVQEALKAEGMHVGLWQRLPVPAQEIFQARVGYGRRCPWSCRHSRPIEYRKEDYPVATAFLESHFYVFDVNPPNDLELMKLYVEAFEKVMDNVEKLID, encoded by the coding sequence ATGCCGGAACAGCTTGCAATTCACGGCGGGAAACCGACCATCCCATCTGGGATGATCAAACCGTGGCCTCATATCACCGAAGCCGATCGGCAGGCGGTGATGGAGGTGTTATCCGGGGAGAACATCAGCGAGCAGCGCAGGATTCAATCGGAAAAGCTCTCCCGGGAATGGGCCGAATATATGGGACGGAGATATTGCATCCCGACCAATAGCGGGACGGCTGCACTTCATATGTGCGTTGCGGCTTTGGGGATCGGTCCGGGCGACGAAGTTATCCTGCCGGCCTTTACGTTTTGGGCCTCAGCGGCAGCCGTGCTTCATCATAACGCCATACCCGTCTTCGTGGACATCGATCCCAGAACCTTCTGCATTGATCCCGCACAGATCGAGGGTAAGATCTCGGAGAAAACGAAGGCGATCATGCCGGTCCACATCCACGGCATGCCGGCAGATATGGACCCGATCCTAGAGATCGCCCGACGATATAATCTCAAAGTCATCGAGGATGTCGCGCAGGCCCATGGCGCGAGATACAAGGGTAGGCTGTGCGGAGCGATGGGGGATGTCGCGGGCTTCAGCATGCAGATGTCAAAGCCGCTGACGACGGGAAGCGAGGGAGGACTGTTCGTCACAGACGATGAGCTCTACTACAGACGGGCAGGATTGCTCCAATACTTCGGCGAGATGGTCGTGCCGGGCAGGGAACGGGAGGAACAGGAATACAACGCCTATGGATTGGGATGGATGTATCGGGGTGACGTATTCGGCCAGGCGTTCGCCCGTAGCCAGTTGAAAAGGCTGGACGAGTATAACGCCCTGCGCGTCCGTAATTGTAACTTCCTCACCGAACATCTCTCCGGAATCCCGGGAATCGAAACGCCCTATGTGCCGCCGGAGTGTGAACCCGTCTACTACAATTATGTCGTAGGGGTCAAGCCGGATGAGTTGGGACTGGATGTACCCCCCAGGCTCCTGCGCGATAAGGTTCAGGAGGCGCTGAAGGCTGAGGGTATGCACGTCGGACTGTGGCAGAGACTTCCCGTGCCGGCACAGGAGATCTTTCAGGCCCGAGTCGGTTACGGCAGGAGATGTCCCTGGTCATGCAGACATAGCAGACCTATCGAATATCGGAAGGAGGATTATCCGGTCGCCACGGCCTTCCTGGAGTCCCATTTCTACGTCTTCGACGTCAACCCGCCCAACGATCTGGAGCTGATGAAGCTATACGTTGAGGCTTTCGAGAAGGTGATGGATAACGTGGAGAAACTGATCGATTGA